From one Culex quinquefasciatus strain JHB chromosome 3, VPISU_Cqui_1.0_pri_paternal, whole genome shotgun sequence genomic stretch:
- the LOC6041575 gene encoding chorion peroxidase, translated as MVVSRSSHNMLVLLVTLVISLVAALNDQLRLPDFPVQYDGYQKQCGLPVRCAGYSKCPRVHAWSELERTAQVMASIEFEDNSAQARDKCHLIQEGEFDFEMFFTEALDSDGEIAVKNTRTTEIFLEELSYQGTCAVKNFLEGRCSVNQSLSLEQCKRRKFYKCNPNYPYRSYNGICNNLQHAEWGQPGSPLKSEMAPCYDDYIGKDRRSASGRALPENRELMAQVQGALNVNVGAEAPPPGLFNMFGVFFCEFINGDMLGRVMKRVRTATEGLRGCRADGRGVSRHKSALTEPLAISRADPNYGPQGVECLNFNPIESANDFCEVTYSRKRNTATSYLDLSHVYGDGKFDKHGKLQTGHCGASVKTAKLHVVALQFLIVGGLFSQLHNYCVDQVMTCGQDDLLENAVEKCRALTIGVYQRIIYEELLPILFGSSFYEQCNFNCEYDPTLESVVSSSYINGPGRFQHIWIPENLTYVANGRAYQKPLFEFFEEYENFVCSNALAGVLNDPIRTVGLSDSIMNVFYSKDGVRGHCLPCLDLERGRDAGTCPLLSYKHYMDKLNGIKSRKCYRYFEDLDDMFDPQLIAVLKAYYETPEDIDLLFSIFENQNPPGSQLPNLVAQSTCLEFKRLKCSDRFFYSWNPYLSNASREMIDVIDLKTLLALFGEIDQIPLVPFATHSQTVPASTLRKQLESRKNLFCSL; from the exons ATGGTCGTTAGCCGCAGCAGTCACAACATGCTAGTGTTGCTCGTTACATTGGTGATTTCTTTGGTGGCAGCCCTTAATG ATCAATTgcggttgccagattttccagTGCAATATGATGGCTACCAAAAACAGTGCGGACTTCCGGTTAGGTGTGCCGGATATTCCAAGTGTCCGAGGGTTCACGCTTGGTCGGAGCTGGAACGGACGGCTCAGGTCATGGCGAGCATAGAATTTGAGGATAATTCGGCTCAGGCTAGGGATAAATGCCACCTCATTCAGGAGGGAgagtttgattttgaaatgtttttcaccGAAGCTTTGGATAGTGACGGGGAGATTGCAGTCAAAAACACGAGAACAACGGAAATTTTCCTGGAAGAGTTATCGTACCAAGGAACGTGTGCTGTTAAAAACTTCTTGGAAGGTCGATGCTCTGTCAACCAGTCTCTTTCGTTAGAGCAGTGTAAACGGAGAAAATTCTACAAGTGTAATCCGAACTATCC GTACCGCTCGTACAACGGCATTTGCAACAATCTGCAGCACGCTGAGTGGGGACAACCGGGAAGTCCCCTAAAATCTGAAATGGCCCCATGCTACGATGACTACATCGGCAAGGACCGACGAAGTGCATCCGGCAGAGCGTTGCCCGAAAATCGCGAGCTAATGGCCCAGGTGCAGGGAGCGCTGAACGTCAACGTGGGTGCGGAAGCCCCCCCACCGGGCCTGTTCAACATGTTCGgagtatttttctgtgagttcaTCAACGGAGACATGCTGGGCCGGGTGATGAAACGGGTTCGTACGGCCACGGAGGGACTCCGCGGGTGCCGAGCTGATGGCCGTGGCGTTAGTCGGCACAAATCGGCGCTGACCGAACCGTTGGCGATTTCACGGGCCGATCCGAATTACGGTCCCCAGGGGGTGGAGTGTTTGAACTTCAATCCTATCGAGAGTGCGAATGATTTCTGCGAGGTGACTTACTCGAGGAAGCGAAATACCGCGACCAGCTATTTGGACCTGTCCCATGTGTACGGGGATGGAAAGTTTGATAAGCATGGCAAGTTGCAGACGGGACACTGTGGAGCATCTGTGAAGACAGCTAAATTGCATGTCGTTGCACTGCAGTTTCTGATAGTGGGAGGATTGTTCTCGCAACTTCACAACTATTGCGTCGATCAGGTTATGACATGTGGCCAGGACGATCTGCTGGAGAATGCTGTCGAAAAGTGTCGTGCCCTAACGATTGGCGTTTATCAGCGTATAATCTACGAAGAATTGTTGCCGATTCTGTTTGGCAGTTCATTCTACGAGCAATGTAATTTCAACTGCGAGTATGATCCAACGCTGGAGTCTGTCGTGTCGTCATCGTATATCAACGGACCTGGTCGATTCCAGCATATTTGGATTCCTGAGAATTTAACCTACGTAGCGAATGGAAGAGCTTATCAAAAGccgttgtttgaattttttgaggaaTATGAGAATTTTGTGTGTTCAAATGCGCTTGCAGGTGTCCTGAATGATCCTATCCGAACTGTGGGATTGTCAGACAGC ATCATGAACGTTTTCTACTCGAAAGACGGAGTACGTGGTCACTGCCTGCCATGTCTAGATTTGGAGAGAGGTAGAGATGCCGGGACATGCCCATTGCTTTCCTACAAACATTACATGGACAAACTAAATGGAATAAAATCAAGAAAGTGTTACAGATATTTCGAAGATTTAGACGATATGTTTGATCCTCAG TTGATAGCAGTCCTCAAAGCATATTACGAAACACCCGAGGACATTGATCTgctgttttcaatttttgaaaatcaaaatccaCCAGGATCCCAACTGCCAAACCTGGTGGCACAGTCAACTTGTTTGGAGTTCAAGCGTTTGAAATGCAGTGACCGATTTTTCTATTCCTGGAATCCATATTTGTCAAACG CTTCCAGGGAAATGATCGATGTAAtcgatttgaaaacattgttagCTCTATTTGGAGAAATCGACCAGATTCCGCTGGTTCCGTTTGCAACGCACTCGCAAACCGTTCCGGCCAGTACACTGCGCAAGCAGCTGGAGAGTAGGAAAAACTTGTTCTGTTCACTTTAG